From the Manihot esculenta cultivar AM560-2 chromosome 3, M.esculenta_v8, whole genome shotgun sequence genome, one window contains:
- the LOC110610694 gene encoding low affinity inorganic phosphate transporter 1, whose protein sequence is MAREQLHVLNALDVAKTQWYHFTAIVIAGMGFFTDAYDLFCISLVTKLLGRIYYYKEGSTSPGSLPSNVSAAVNGVAFCGTLAGQLFFGWLGDKMGRKRVYGMTLMLMVISSIASGLSFGKAPTAVMSTLCFFRFWLGFGIGGDYPLSATIMSEYANKKTRGAFIAAVFAMQGFGILAGGMVAIIISAAFKAKYPAQSYQNDPVGSTVPEADYVWRVILMFGAIPAAVTYYWRMKMPETARYTALVAKNAKQAASDMAKVLQVDLEVDIEKIEQSGGNNFGLFSKEFVRRHGLHLLGTTSTWFLLDIAFYSQNLFQKDIFSAIGWIPQAKTMNALEEVYRIGRAQTLIALCSSVPGYWFTVALIDVIGRFAIQLMGFFFMTVFMFALAIPYHHWTLPDNRIGFVIMYSLTFFFSNFGPNATTFVVPAEIFPARLRSTCHGISAASGKAGAMVGGFGFLYAADGIGVRNTLLILGGINFLGMMFTFLVPESKGKSLEEISGEGEEENQSCQTTRV, encoded by the coding sequence ATGGCAAGGGAACAACTGCATGTGCTTAATGCACTTGATGTGGCCAAAACACAATGGTACCATTTCACTGCAATAGTGATTGCTGGCATGGGTTTTTTTACTGATGCCTATGATCTTTTCTGTATCTCCCTTGTGACCAAATTGTTAGGCAGAATCTATTACTACAAGGAAGGTTCTACTTCTCCTGGATCTTTGCCATCAAACGTCTCAGCTGCTGTTAATGGTGTTGCTTTCTGTGGCACCCTTGCAGGCCAGCTCTTCTTTGGCTGGCTTGGTGATAAAATGGGCAGAAAACGTGTCTATGGGATGACATTGATGCTAATGGTCATTTCCTCCATTGCCTCAGGCCTCTCTTTTGGCAAAGCTCCTACTGCTGTCATGTCTACCCTCTGTTTCTTCCGTTTCTGGCTCGGTTTTGGGATCGGTGGTGACTACCCACTTTCTGCCACAATCATGTCTGAATATGCTAATAAAAAGACTCGCGGGGCTTTCATTGCTGCTGTTTTTGCCATGCAAGGTTTTGGGATCTTGGCTGGTGGGATGGTTGCTATTATAATTTCTGCAGCGTTCAAGGCCAAATATCCTGCCCAATCTTATCAAAATGATCCAGTTGGCTCCACTGTACCCGAAGCTGATTATGTTTGGAGGGTTATCTTGATGTTTGGTGCAATCCCTGCTGCAGTTACTTATTACTGGCGCATGAAGATGCCTGAAACTGCACGATACACTGCTTTAGTCGCAAAGAATGCCAAACAGGCTGCATCTGATATGGCAAAAGTGCTTCAGGTTGATTTGGAGGTAGATATTGAGAAAATTGAGCAGTCTGGAGGAAATAATTTTGGTCTGTTCTCTAAGGAATTTGTTCGTCGCCATGGACTTCACTTGCTCGGAACCACTAGCACTTGGTTCTTGTTGGACATAGCATTCTACAGCCAGAATCTGTTTCAGAAAGATATTTTCAGTGCTATTGGGTGGATTCCCCAGGCCAAAACCATGAATGCCTTGGAAGAGGTCTACAGAATTGGTAGAGCACAAACTCTGATTGCTCTTTGCAGCTCGGTTCCTGGGTATTGGTTCACAGTTGCACTAATTGACGTAATAGGAAGGTTTGCAATTCAATTGATGGGATTCTTCTTCATGACAGTGTTCATGTTTGCTTTGGCAATACCTTACCATCATTGGACCCTACCAGACAACCGAATTGGATTCGTTATCATGTACTCAttaaccttcttcttctccaattTTGGTCCAAATGCCACCACATTTGTGGTGCCTGCAGAGATTTTCCCAGCAAGGTTAAGGTCTACCTGCCATGGAATATCAGCTGCATCTGGCAAGGCAGGGGCAATGGTGGGTGGATTTGGGTTCTTGTATGCTGCAGACGGTATTGGAGTTAGGAATACACTTTTAATCCTTGGTGGAATCAACTTCTTGGGAATGATGTTTACTTTCTTGGTGCCCGAGTCAAAGGGAAAATCACTGGAGGAAATATCTGGTGAAGGTGAGGAAGAAAATCAAAGTTGTCAAACTACAAGAGTCTAG
- the LOC110610696 gene encoding phosphoenolpyruvate carboxylase kinase 1, whose product MTEALNRDYLVCEEIGRGRFGTVFRCTSRATGDSFAVKSIDKSLTSGDSLDAQCLLTEPKILHLLSPYPHVIQLYNLYEDESHLHMVIDLCSGQDLHNLILSNGGVVPEAEARMLFLQLMRAVSHCHEYGVVHRDIKPDNILLDSRNSVKLADFGSAEVVMDGEMINGVVGTPYYVAPEVLVGRGYGEKVDVWSAGVVLYIMLAGFPPFYGETTVEIFDAVLRGNLRFPVRAFQGVSPAVKDLLRRMLCRDVSKRFSAEQVLRHPWITNGGG is encoded by the exons ATGACCGAAGCTTTAAACAGAGACTACCTAGTCTGCGAGGAGATCGGTCGTGGACGTTTCGGCACCGTCTTTAGATGTACTTCTCGCGCTACCGGCGATTCTTTTGCCGTCAAGTCCATCGATAAGAGCCTTACTTCTGGTGACTCCCTCGACGCCCAATGCCTCCTCACGGAACCGAAGATACTTCACCTTCTCTCACCTTATCCTCACGTAATCCAGCTTTACAACCTCTATGAAGATGAATCTCACCTCCACATGGTAATCGACTTGTGCTCCggccaggatcttcacaatttaatattatctaacGGCGGCGTTGTTCCCGAGGCGGAAGCCAGAATGCTTTTTCTTCAGCTGATGAGAGCCGTTTCCCACTGCCACGAGTACGGTGTCGTTCATCGCGACATCAAGCCTGATAACATTTTGCTCGACTCCAGAAACTCGGTGAAGTTAGCCGATTTTGGATCCGCTGAGGTGGTTATGGACGGGGAGATGATTAATGGTGTTGTAGGCACGCCGTACTACGTGGCGCCGGAAGTTCTGGTCGGAAGAGGGTACGGGGAGAAGGTGGATGTTTGGAGTGCTGGAGTGGTGCTATATATTATGTTAGCCGGGTTTCCACCTTTCTATGGTGAAACCACTGTGGAGATATTTGATGCGGTTTTGAGAGGGAATTTGAGGTTTCCGGTGAGAGCTTTCCAAGGCGTGTCGCCGGCTGTTAAGGATCTATTAAGGCGGATGCTTTGTAGGGATGTTTCCAAGAGGTTTTCTGCGGAACAAGTATTAA GGCATCCTTGGATAACAAATGGAGGAGGATGA
- the LOC110611129 gene encoding transcription factor MYB30 gives MVRAPCCEKVGLKRGPWTPEEDKILISHIQNYGHSNWRALPKQAGLLRCGKSCRLRWINYLRPDIKRGNFTEEEEEAIIKLHEMLGNRWSAIAAKLPGRTDNEIKNVWHTHLKKKLKQKQDFKSNNKQLHETVPKCDEVSVGNQSDSENYSNVPTLTGLHEIPGMHSPMSPQPSSSSSDHSTVTETSGATAETDNITFENMDSSEIIFPVIDEDFWSDEAGLASEIMIPSGFYGNGPTSIDDDMDFWYNLFVKSGGIEELL, from the exons ATGGTGAGAGCTCCTTGCTGTGAGAAGGTGGGATTAAAGAGAGGGCCTTGGACCCCTGAAGAAGATAAGATTTTGATTTCCCATATTCAAAATTATGGCCATAGCAATTGGCGTGCACTGCCTAAGCAAGCTG GTTTATTAAGATGTGGGAAGAGTTGCAGACTCCGATGGATAAACTACTTAAGACCAGACATTAAGAGAGGAAACTTCACCGAGGAAGAAGAGGAGGCCATCATCAAGTTACATGAAATGCTGGGAAATAG GTGGTCAGCAATTGCAGCGAAATTACCAGGAAGGACAGACAATGAGATTAAGAATGTGTGGCATACCCACTTGAAGAAGAAGCTCAAACAAAAGCAAGACTTCAAGTCCAATAATAAACAGCTACACGAGACAGTGCCAAAATGTGATGAAGTCAGTGTCGGGAATCAATCAGACTCTGAGAATTATTCCAACGTTCCAACTCTTACAGGATTACATGAAATTCCAGGCATGCATTCACCCATGTCCCCTCAGCCCTCTTCGAGCAGCAGTGACCATTCCACCGTAACGGAGACTTCAGGTGCCACGGCGGAAACAGACAACATCACGTTCGAAAATATGGACTCATCGGAGATCATTTTTCCGGTGATTGACGAAGATTTTTGGTCAGACGAAGCAGGATTGGCATCAGAAATTATGATACCATCAGGATTTTATGGCAACGGTCCTACAAGCATTGATGATGATATGGATTTCTGGTACAACCTTTTTGTTAAATCTGGGGGAATAGAAGAattactataa
- the LOC110610698 gene encoding actin-depolymerizing factor gives MATTAFRGANASSGMGVADHSKATYLELQRKKVHRYVVFKIDEKKKEVVVEKTGGPAESYDDFTASLPENDCRYAVYDFDFVTSENCQKSKIFFIAWSPSVSRIRAKMLYATSKDRFRRELEGIHYEIQATDPTEMDLEVLKDRAN, from the exons ATGGCGACTACGGCTTTCAGAGGG GCAAATGCTTCTTCTGGCATGGGCGTTGCTGACCACAGCAAAGCCACATACCTAGAACTGCAGAGAAAGAAGGTGCACCGTTATGTGGTCTTTAAGATTGATGAGAAGAAAAAAGAGGTTGTGGTTGAGAAGACTGGAGGGCCAGCTGAGAGCTATGATGATTTTACTGCTTCCTTGCCTGAGAATGATTGTCGATATGCTGTCTATGACTTTGATTTTGTGACTTCTGAGAATTGCCAGAAGAGCAAGATCTTCTTCATTGCATG GTCTCCTTCTGTGTCTCGCATTCGTGCAAAAATGCTTTATGCAACGTCCAAAGACAGGTTCCGAAGAGAGCTGGAAGGCATACATTATGAAATCCAGGCAACTGACCCAACTGAGATGGATCTTGAGGTGCTCAAAGACCGTGCAAACTGA
- the LOC110610697 gene encoding chromatin modification-related protein eaf6 isoform X2, producing MSSGPKSGTSPAAMLASLMGKRENLREELRNIEKQVYELETSYLQDSGHFGNALKGFEGFLSSSKSTTNLKRSRKFQPEDRLFSLSSVTSPAAEELGFGRDDGRSDLGLGRSKGGSLATNGQGKPKKGRTSIGPRDVKKIRSSNEAEFDEEDDPDMGLR from the exons ATGTCTTCAGGCCCAAAAAGCGGCACTAGTCCGGCGGCCATGCTCGCCTCTCTCATGGGCAAGAGAGAGAATCTTCGTGAAGAGCTCCGTAATATTGAGAAACAG GTGTACGAGTTAGAGACAAGCTATTTGCAAGATTCAGGCCATTTTGGGAATGCGCTCAAAGGTTTTGAAGGGTTTCTATCTTCGTCGAAAAGCACTACAAA TTTAAAAAGGTCCAGGAAATTTCAGCCAGAAGATAGACTTTTCTCATTGTCATCAGTTACCTCGCCAGCA GCTGAAGAACTTGGATTTGGACGTGATG ATGGGAGATCTGATCTTGGTCTCGGTCGGTCTAAGGGCGGATCCTTAGCTACTAATGGGCA GGGGAAACCAAAAAAGGGAAGAACATCAATCGGACCAAGAGATGTAAAGAAAATCAGGTCATCAAATGAAGCTGAATTTGATGAGGAAGATGATCCTGATATGGGCTTGAGATAA
- the LOC110610697 gene encoding chromatin modification-related protein MEAF6 isoform X3, with translation MKSEGPKSGTSPAAMLASLMGKRENLREELRNIEKQVYELETSYLQDSGHFGNALKGFEGFLSSSKSTTNLKRSRKFQPEDRLFSLSSVTSPAAEELGFGRDDGRSDLGLGRSKGGSLATNGQCKTQINENSRNRGRKAKLRIG, from the exons ATGAAATCCGAAG GCCCAAAAAGCGGCACTAGTCCGGCGGCCATGCTCGCCTCTCTCATGGGCAAGAGAGAGAATCTTCGTGAAGAGCTCCGTAATATTGAGAAACAG GTGTACGAGTTAGAGACAAGCTATTTGCAAGATTCAGGCCATTTTGGGAATGCGCTCAAAGGTTTTGAAGGGTTTCTATCTTCGTCGAAAAGCACTACAAA TTTAAAAAGGTCCAGGAAATTTCAGCCAGAAGATAGACTTTTCTCATTGTCATCAGTTACCTCGCCAGCA GCTGAAGAACTTGGATTTGGACGTGATG ATGGGAGATCTGATCTTGGTCTCGGTCGGTCTAAGGGCGGATCCTTAGCTACTAATGGGCA GTGTAAGACACAAATAAATGAGAACAGCCGAAATCGAGGAAGAAAAGCAAAGCTCAGAATTGGTTGA
- the LOC110612281 gene encoding malate dehydrogenase, cytoplasmic, translated as MAKEPVHVLVTGAAGQIGYALVPMIARGVMLGPDQPVILHLLDIPPAAEALNGVKMELVDAAFPLLKGIVATTDVVEACTGVNIAVMVGGFPRKEGMERKDVMSKNVSIYKSQASALEKHAAANCKVLVVANPANTNALILKEFAPSIPEKNITCLTRLDHNRALGQISERLNVQVSDVKNVIIWGNHSSTQYPDVNHATVKTSSGEKPVRELIKDDEWLNTEFITTVQQRGAAIIKARKLSSALSAASSACDHIRDWVLGTPEGTWVSMGVYSDGSYNVPSGLIYSFPVTCQNGEWKIVQGLHIDEFSRKKLDLTAEELSEEKALAYSCLS; from the exons GACAAATTGGATATGCCCTTGTCCCCATGATTGCTAGGGGTGTGATGCTTGGTCCTGACCAACCTGTGATCCTCCACTTGCTTGATATCCCACCTGCAGCAGAGGCATTGAATGGTGTGAAGATGGAGTTAGTGGATGCCGCTTTTCCTCTTCTTAAGG GCATCGTTGCTACAACTGATGTCGTTGAGGCTTGCACTGGGGTAAACATTGCTGTCATGGTTGGTGGTTTCCCTAGGAAGGAAGGAATGGAGAGAAAAGATGTGATGTCGAAAAACGTGTCAATTTACAAGTCCCAGGCTTCGGCTTTAGAGAAGCATGCAGCTGCAAATTGCAAG GTTCTGGTTGTTGCCAACCCAGCAAACACAAATGCATTGATCCTGAAGGAATTTGCTCCATCTATCCCCGAGAAAAACATTACTTGCTTGACAAGACTGGATCATAACAGGGCACTTGGCCAAATCTCAGAGAGGCTGAATGTCCAAGTATCTGATGTTAAGAATGTGATCATTTGGGGGAATCATTCATCAACTCAGTACCCTGATGTCAACCATGCTACTGTTAAAACTTCATCTGGGGAGAAGCCTGTCCGAGAGCTTATTAAAGATGATGAATG GTTAAATACAGAGTTCATCACTACAGTCCAACAACGTGGTGCTGCAATAATCAAAGCTCGAAAGCTTTCAAGTGCATTATCTGCTGCTAGTTCTGCTTGTGATCACATTCGTGATTGGGTTCTTGGGACTCCTGAG GGTACCTGGGTTTCCATGGGGGTGTACTCTGATGGTTCATACAATGTACCTTCTGGGCTGATTTATTCTTTTCCAGTCACATGCCAAAATGGAGAGTGGAAAATTGTTCAGG GACTCCACATTGATGAATTTTCGAGGAAGAAATTGGACTTGACAGCAGAGGAGCTTTCTGAGGAGAAGGCCCTTGCTTACTCATGTCTCTCATAA
- the LOC110610697 gene encoding chromatin modification-related protein MEAF6 isoform X1 → MKSEGPKSGTSPAAMLASLMGKRENLREELRNIEKQVYELETSYLQDSGHFGNALKGFEGFLSSSKSTTNLKRSRKFQPEDRLFSLSSVTSPAAEELGFGRDDGRSDLGLGRSKGGSLATNGQGKPKKGRTSIGPRDVKKIRSSNEAEFDEEDDPDMGLR, encoded by the exons ATGAAATCCGAAG GCCCAAAAAGCGGCACTAGTCCGGCGGCCATGCTCGCCTCTCTCATGGGCAAGAGAGAGAATCTTCGTGAAGAGCTCCGTAATATTGAGAAACAG GTGTACGAGTTAGAGACAAGCTATTTGCAAGATTCAGGCCATTTTGGGAATGCGCTCAAAGGTTTTGAAGGGTTTCTATCTTCGTCGAAAAGCACTACAAA TTTAAAAAGGTCCAGGAAATTTCAGCCAGAAGATAGACTTTTCTCATTGTCATCAGTTACCTCGCCAGCA GCTGAAGAACTTGGATTTGGACGTGATG ATGGGAGATCTGATCTTGGTCTCGGTCGGTCTAAGGGCGGATCCTTAGCTACTAATGGGCA GGGGAAACCAAAAAAGGGAAGAACATCAATCGGACCAAGAGATGTAAAGAAAATCAGGTCATCAAATGAAGCTGAATTTGATGAGGAAGATGATCCTGATATGGGCTTGAGATAA